The following coding sequences lie in one Burkholderia cepacia genomic window:
- a CDS encoding YncE family protein: MKKAYVAFAMMSLTAAAAVAWGADAGGPKLITTIPVTSEKSFGFDISAVSDGNYYLADGANGTLDVFDAKTMQLRDRIKADFAGIGPSHEKSGPSGVLPIPGTSLVYVGDVNSVKVIDVASKQLVKRIDVSSSGIRVDEGCLAPKHHVAMFASGAEQPPFVTFFNTDTHSVIAKMPLADSTGLEACEFDAKNDNFVLNNDGTKANPKGEVDLIPVKSVLEGKPVVQAALKLKGCDSPSGLALGPGNDALIGCDPDEGGKQTTLIIDRTNGTPLAQLPFGGADEVAYDAVSNRYFLAGGHHSADNISRVGAKDAKFDPALGIIDASTRSLVAIVPTGKFSHSVAVDGESHHVFVPYGAGSSAQFPGTGVAVFATE, from the coding sequence ATGAAAAAAGCCTATGTCGCATTTGCCATGATGAGCCTGACGGCGGCCGCCGCCGTTGCGTGGGGCGCCGATGCCGGCGGCCCGAAGTTGATCACGACCATTCCGGTCACGAGCGAAAAGTCGTTCGGTTTCGATATCAGCGCCGTGTCGGACGGCAACTATTACCTCGCCGACGGTGCGAACGGAACGCTCGACGTATTCGACGCGAAGACGATGCAGCTGCGCGACCGGATCAAGGCCGACTTCGCGGGTATCGGCCCGTCGCACGAGAAGTCGGGCCCGTCGGGCGTGCTGCCGATTCCCGGCACGTCGCTGGTGTATGTGGGCGACGTGAATTCCGTCAAGGTGATCGACGTCGCCTCGAAGCAGCTCGTCAAGCGCATCGACGTCAGCTCGTCGGGCATTCGCGTGGACGAAGGCTGTCTCGCACCGAAGCACCATGTCGCGATGTTCGCGAGCGGCGCCGAGCAGCCTCCGTTCGTGACCTTCTTCAATACCGACACGCATTCGGTGATCGCGAAGATGCCGCTCGCGGACTCGACCGGCCTCGAGGCGTGCGAGTTCGACGCGAAGAACGACAACTTCGTGCTGAACAACGACGGGACCAAGGCCAACCCCAAGGGTGAGGTCGACCTGATCCCGGTGAAATCGGTGCTCGAAGGCAAGCCGGTCGTTCAGGCCGCGCTGAAGCTGAAGGGCTGCGACAGCCCGAGTGGCCTTGCGCTCGGGCCGGGCAACGATGCGCTGATCGGCTGCGATCCCGACGAAGGCGGCAAGCAGACGACGCTGATCATCGACCGGACGAACGGTACGCCGCTCGCTCAACTGCCGTTCGGCGGCGCCGACGAGGTGGCCTACGACGCGGTTTCGAATCGCTACTTCCTCGCCGGCGGCCACCACTCGGCCGACAACATCTCGCGGGTCGGCGCGAAGGACGCGAAGTTCGACCCCGCGCTCGGGATCATCGACGCAAGCACCCGCAGCCTCGTGGCGATCGTTCCGACCGGCAAGTTCTCGCATTCGGTCGCGGTCGACGGTGAGTCGCATCACGTATTCGTTCCGTACGGCGCCGGCTCGTCCGCGCAGTTCCCGGGAACCGGCGTCGCGGTGTTCGCGACGGAGTAA
- a CDS encoding GlcG/HbpS family heme-binding protein, with the protein MEVKFRLRVRRWLKLAGVWAGLAGAMHASFAEDTHGNVAVTTYVLSYAQTQTLLSLAVAEANARHLAMGFAVVDPGGHLLAAVRMDGASFSSVDFARGKAFASVALGGQSGVTLEHRYRDDPSEYSNMSGAGYYAPFLPGRGTFPVFMNGHLLGALGAAGAPSETDDQVVLKAIAGLGAQSAR; encoded by the coding sequence ATGGAAGTGAAATTCAGGTTACGGGTTCGGCGGTGGCTGAAGCTGGCGGGCGTTTGGGCCGGGCTCGCCGGCGCCATGCACGCTTCGTTCGCCGAAGACACGCACGGCAACGTCGCGGTGACGACCTATGTGCTGAGCTACGCGCAGACGCAGACGCTGCTCTCGCTCGCCGTCGCCGAGGCGAACGCGCGACACCTGGCGATGGGCTTCGCCGTCGTCGATCCCGGCGGTCATCTGCTCGCCGCGGTGCGGATGGACGGCGCATCGTTTTCGAGTGTCGACTTCGCGCGCGGCAAGGCGTTCGCATCAGTCGCGCTCGGCGGCCAGTCCGGCGTCACGCTCGAACATCGCTATCGCGACGATCCGTCCGAGTACAGCAACATGTCCGGCGCCGGGTATTACGCGCCGTTCCTGCCCGGCCGCGGCACGTTCCCCGTGTTCATGAACGGCCATCTGCTCGGCGCGCTCGGCGCGGCCGGCGCGCCATCCGAGACCGACGATCAGGTGGTGCTGAAGGCGATCGCCGGGCTCGGCGCTCAATCCGCGCGTTGA
- a CDS encoding MFS transporter: protein MKQNDQQTAVDTGMAEVGGMSRAVALLVCFLVVVLDGFNTTSISFVVPTLARDWHLAPAAFTPVFVATNVGAAIGFIVTGSLANRFGLRAVGLASVALFGGCTLLTMSASSVALLSVLRVLAAIGLGAALPIAITASATIIGTKHKVAASVLVTTGMSVGAVIGGLIGGPLMHRFGWQSVFLVGGVLPFAVAPAFFRILPAAASPARGAQHPARPVASPVRALFADGRAGYTAVLWLFSFLIFMDVYALLFWLPTMLLSFGFSLDRAPAGMAAFSVGGLSGNLLMTAAVTAMTVSGRLRVKSALAVGIVCVIAGIAALSQAALSPLAVLLSIGVIGAGLVNGIMGQTALAVAVYPPSIRATGVGWGHAIGRIGSFVGPAIGGALLATGWDPRNIVLVAVVPAIAAIAALGALAIIGRRAGGREPAAGGAPAGH, encoded by the coding sequence GTGAAACAGAATGATCAACAGACCGCGGTCGACACCGGCATGGCCGAGGTCGGCGGCATGAGCCGGGCAGTCGCGCTGCTCGTTTGCTTTCTCGTCGTCGTGCTCGACGGCTTCAATACGACGTCGATCTCGTTCGTCGTCCCGACGCTGGCGCGGGACTGGCATCTCGCGCCGGCTGCCTTCACGCCGGTATTCGTCGCGACCAATGTCGGCGCGGCAATCGGCTTCATCGTCACGGGCTCGCTCGCCAATCGCTTCGGACTTCGTGCGGTAGGGCTGGCCAGCGTCGCGCTGTTCGGCGGCTGCACGCTGCTGACGATGTCCGCGAGCAGCGTGGCGTTGCTGTCGGTGCTGCGCGTCCTGGCGGCGATCGGGCTCGGCGCGGCGCTGCCGATCGCGATCACGGCATCGGCGACGATCATCGGCACCAAGCACAAGGTCGCCGCGTCGGTACTGGTGACGACCGGCATGTCGGTCGGCGCGGTGATCGGCGGGCTGATCGGCGGCCCGCTGATGCACCGGTTCGGCTGGCAGTCGGTGTTCCTGGTCGGCGGCGTACTGCCGTTCGCGGTCGCGCCGGCGTTCTTCCGGATCCTGCCCGCGGCAGCATCGCCGGCAAGGGGCGCGCAGCATCCGGCGCGGCCGGTGGCGAGCCCGGTGCGCGCGCTGTTCGCCGACGGCCGCGCGGGTTATACCGCCGTGCTGTGGCTGTTCTCGTTCCTGATCTTCATGGACGTCTATGCATTGCTGTTCTGGCTGCCGACCATGCTGCTCTCGTTCGGCTTCTCGCTCGACCGCGCACCGGCCGGCATGGCCGCGTTCAGTGTCGGCGGATTGAGCGGCAACCTGCTGATGACGGCCGCGGTCACGGCGATGACGGTATCCGGGCGGTTGCGTGTGAAGTCGGCGCTGGCGGTGGGGATCGTCTGCGTCATCGCCGGCATCGCGGCGCTGAGCCAGGCCGCGTTGTCGCCGTTGGCCGTGCTGCTGTCGATCGGCGTGATCGGCGCGGGGCTCGTCAACGGGATCATGGGGCAGACCGCGCTGGCGGTCGCGGTGTATCCGCCGAGCATCCGCGCCACCGGAGTCGGCTGGGGGCATGCAATCGGGCGGATCGGTTCGTTCGTCGGCCCGGCGATCGGTGGGGCGCTACTCGCGACCGGCTGGGATCCGCGCAACATCGTGCTGGTCGCCGTGGTGCCGGCGATCGCCGCGATTGCCGCGCTCGGCGCGCTGGCGATCATCGGCCGCCGTGCGGGCGGTCGCGAACCGGCCGCGGGCGGCGCGCCGGCCGGGCACTGA
- a CDS encoding acetamidase/formamidase family protein: MEMEHPGDVPASDMETRGAVTMDGTSQCRRTMLKLGFGAIAAGFAGVARAQTAAPKAHAATMRVVPGGNTVKLVPSWKTVQVGQMTPDAVAAASIRSGDTVWYDGTWTNWGNEAKYGMGFKEREPIRKKYPNGAFSLIGPVEIEGAEPGDVVECRMLKMRPIDWGWNSAPPGVGALPGDFGPYLRYLKFDDARTYASYVPGVQIPLKPFQAYLGTQPPGDRVTSANFAGSYGGNLDCAVLGVGTSIFLPVQVAGARVWTGGSMGASGEGNIDQTSIESAFEEMRIQFVLHKRASLNGPLAETPEHWIGFGFADSLDDALVACIRQTIGWMASATGIAAVDCYGILSVAGSFRITQYAHQTGTVYKTEPPKGVHCMVPKNIFSAEMLRRLSDHVRA; this comes from the coding sequence ATGGAAATGGAACACCCGGGCGACGTCCCGGCAAGCGACATGGAGACGCGTGGCGCGGTGACGATGGACGGGACCTCGCAATGCCGCCGCACGATGCTCAAGCTCGGCTTCGGCGCGATCGCGGCAGGTTTCGCCGGCGTCGCACGCGCGCAAACGGCGGCCCCCAAGGCGCACGCCGCCACGATGCGCGTGGTACCGGGCGGCAACACCGTGAAGCTCGTGCCATCGTGGAAAACGGTGCAGGTCGGCCAGATGACACCGGATGCGGTGGCGGCGGCATCGATCCGGTCCGGCGACACGGTGTGGTACGACGGCACGTGGACCAACTGGGGTAATGAAGCGAAGTACGGGATGGGGTTCAAGGAGCGCGAGCCCATCCGCAAGAAATATCCGAACGGCGCGTTCTCGTTGATCGGGCCCGTGGAAATCGAAGGCGCCGAACCCGGCGACGTCGTCGAATGCCGCATGCTGAAGATGCGCCCGATCGACTGGGGCTGGAACTCCGCGCCCCCGGGCGTCGGCGCGCTGCCGGGCGACTTCGGTCCGTATCTCCGTTACCTGAAGTTCGACGATGCGCGCACCTACGCGTCGTATGTGCCGGGCGTGCAGATTCCGCTGAAACCGTTCCAGGCCTATCTCGGCACCCAGCCGCCCGGTGACCGCGTGACGAGCGCGAACTTCGCCGGCAGCTACGGCGGCAATCTCGACTGCGCGGTGCTCGGCGTCGGCACCTCGATCTTTCTGCCGGTGCAGGTGGCCGGCGCACGTGTCTGGACGGGCGGGTCGATGGGTGCGTCGGGCGAGGGCAACATCGATCAGACGTCGATCGAATCCGCATTCGAGGAGATGCGCATCCAGTTCGTGCTTCACAAGCGAGCGTCGCTCAACGGCCCGCTGGCCGAGACCCCGGAGCACTGGATCGGCTTCGGTTTCGCCGACAGCCTCGACGACGCGCTGGTTGCGTGCATTCGTCAAACGATCGGCTGGATGGCATCGGCCACCGGCATTGCGGCGGTCGATTGCTACGGCATCCTGAGCGTGGCGGGGAGCTTCCGGATCACGCAGTACGCGCACCAGACCGGAACCGTCTACAAGACGGAACCGCCGAAAGGCGTGCACTGCATGGTGCCGAAGAACATTTTCTCCGCCGAGATGCTGCGGCGCCTGTCGGACCACGTGCGCGCATAA